The genome window TTTCAGGTAGGGCTTCAACTATAGAATCATCTCCTTTTCTCCATAATTGGGAATTTGAGAAAAATAAGTGGATAAAATATCAATTTAATGAAAAAGATAATTCAGAGATAATTATTGGATTAAAATATGCAATATTAAGCCTTACTAAATTAAAATTAGATTATAATGTAAATGATATTGAAACAATGCAAAAGGTTTTTAAAAATGAAAAATCATTAGAAAAATTGATTTTAAACGATGAAATTAGTTGGCTTACTAAAACATGGGAAAATAAATTTAGTTTAAATTCAAGTAATGAAAATAAAAAGATTATTAGCAATAATATTACTTGGCTTAATTATGTAGTTGGAAATTATCTTCAAGCTATATTGTTAATATCAAAGATAAAAGACACCCTTGATCCATTAAGCGAACAAAACAATTTTTTGTATTTTCTTTTTTATCCTCAGTTTTATAAAGAGCAAATGCTAAAAGCAAATAATAGTTGCCATGTGGATCCTGATTTAATGTATGCAATATTCAGACAAGAAGGTTTTTTTCAAAGTGAAGTTATTTCTGATGATGTAGCTATTCAAAAAGTTTGTAATTTAAAATATATCATGGATAGATATAAAAATAATATTGTTAATACTTTAAGTGCTTATAGAGCTGGCACAGAGCTTACAGATATATGGCTAAATGAAAATGTTAAAATTAATGATGATCCTATTTTTATGGAATATATACCAGATTCAAAAATAAAAGAATTTGTCCAAGGAGTAATGAAAAACTATTATAATTTTAAATGGATTTATTATAACAGAAATTAATTTTTTGACAAATTTATGACGTTTATTTTTTAAAAATTATTTAAGTTATAATGAAATTAAATTTATTTTTTGGAAGTTCATAATGCATGTTTCTAAATTACTAATTGTTGATGATTCTAGATCTGTTCTTGCATTCATCTTGGATTTTTTTCTTGATGATGAAAATTATGAGGTTTTCACTGCTGAAAATGGAAAAGTTGCTTTAGAAGTATTTGAAGATGAAAAAGATATTGAATGCATAATTATGGACTGGGAAATGCCTGTAATGAGTGGATTGGAAACATTAGTAGAAATAAAAAAAATAAATCCCAAAATGTCTGTTATAGTTATGAGTGCAAAAAATGGTGTTTCCGATGTGCAAAAAATGCTTTCTTATGGAGCGAATGATTTCATTATTAAACCATTTACGAGAGAAATTTTTTTAGATAAAGTTAAAGCTGTTCTTGAAAAGAAGAAAAATTCTTAGTTTTTTAATCACAATAAATTAACTTAATATCTTAAATATGAAGGACTTTATGGCTTGGGTATATCTTTTTATTGCTGGAGTATTTGAAATCGTCTGGGCTTTATCTCTTAAAAATATTGATGGGTTAAACAAAGTTTCTCCAATTTTAATTACAATAGTAGGTATGGCAATAAGTTTTTTCTTTTTATCTCTTTCATTAAAATCACTTCCTGTTGGAACAGCTTATGCAATTTGGACAGGAATTGGAGCAGTCGGCGTTGCTTTGTTTGGTATTTTATTTTATTCAGAACCAATAAATTTTAGTAGAGTATTTTGTTTATTATTAATAGTTATAGGTATTCTTGGATTGAAACTATCTTCGCCTACTCACTAAATTAATAGTTTTATTTAAAATTATCTAATGAAAATGGATATTTTTCTTTTTGGATAATATGTTTTGCAATATTTCTAATACTATCATCATGGTTTGCTTTTAAATTATAAACACTTTGATTTATTCTTGCTTTTGCGTCTCGAATAATTAATTTTGCCATAGATAGTTCAACATCATTTTTTTCAGGTCCACCATGCTTTTCTAGTACAGAATTAATTCGACTAAGAACTGCTGATATTACATAAGTATCAATAGCGATATCAGCTAGACGAGCTAATTGAAGTTGTTCATCAATAAGTTTGTGCCCATAATTGCGGATAAGTTTTGAAGCTGAAGTTGCTAATGCATGAGTTGCCGAAGATAATCGTTCGCATTCTTTTTCAAGAGCTGGATGAAAGCCTTCTAGTTTTTCTGCCATTACACTCTTTTTTACTTCGCTAAAAGCAAATTCGGAAATAAACCCAATTTTTTCAATAGCAGAATTTAAAAAATCAAGATTCTTTGGACTCTGTAAAGATTGCAATTCTTTTCCTAATCTTTGATATTGATTTGCTGTTTCTTTTAATCCGGTCATTGCAATAAATAATCTTAAAATTTCATTTGTTCCTTCAAAGATAAGGCCAATTCTTCCATCTCGTAATTTTCTTTCAATTCCATATTCAACCATATAACCATTACCGCCATGAATTTGCATTGCAGTATTGATAGTCTTCCAGCCAACTTCAGTGACAAAAACTTTACAAATAGCAGCTTCTATACTGTAATCTGTATCACCAGCATCAACCAAACTTGTTGCAAAATAAGTAGTAGCTTCAGAAGCGTATATATGCATCGTCATTTCAGTAAGCATTTGTTGGATAAGACCGAAATCAGAAATTGAATGACCAAATGCTTTTCTATTTTTTGTATAAGTAATGCAATCATCCATTAACGATTTCATGGCTCCAAGAGCGCCGCCTGCTAAACCCATTCTTCCTTGATTTAAAATTCCCATAGCAATTTTAAATCCATCACCAGGTTTTCCTAAAATATTTTCTGCCGGTACTTTTACATCTTTAAAAAATACTTCAACTGTTGATGACGCTTTAATTCCAAGTTTTAATTCTTCTGAACCATGACTAACACCACCCATATCTCTTGTTACTATAAAAGCTGTTATTTTATCTTCACCATTAATTTCTTCTTTCGCAAATACCGTAAAAAAGTCTGCAAAGCCGCCATTAGTGATCCATAATTTTGAACCATTAATAATATAATGATCTCCATTTTTTACTGCTCTTGTTTTTATTCCAGCAGCATCTGAACCAGCTGTTGGTTCAGTTAATGCAAAAGATGCTATCATTTCTCCAGAAGCGAGTTTTGGCATGTATTTGGCTTTTTGCTTTTCGTTACCATAAAGATAAAGACCTTTTAATCCAATTGAACTGTGAGCTCCAGCTGTCAAAGTAACAGATGAATCATGTCTATTTAATAATTCTAAAGTTCTTGTATATAACGTTTGAGTTAATTCGCTACCACCAAATGCTTCAGGAATAATTAATCCAAATAAGCCCATTTCCTTCATGCCTTTGATTATTTCTGGAGGCAATTTTTTTTCTTGATCAAATTTTAAACTATCAACATTTTGTTTCATCCAATCGTTTATTGAACTTGCCATTAAAGTGTAATCGTTTTCTCGATGGGTATTAAAAAATGGATAGTGATGTAATGATTTTTCAGGTATATGTCCATTAAATATATTTTTCATAAAACTAAATTTAGAATTTTCTGACACAAATCCTCCTTATAGCAGATATTTTTCAATCTGAGTTTCCTTTTGAATTTAAATTATCTGATTCAATAAGTTTGAGCAAATACCAAAATTCATTTCTTGCCGTTTACGCCAAATTTGTTTG of Pigmentibacter sp. JX0631 contains these proteins:
- a CDS encoding response regulator, whose amino-acid sequence is MHVSKLLIVDDSRSVLAFILDFFLDDENYEVFTAENGKVALEVFEDEKDIECIIMDWEMPVMSGLETLVEIKKINPKMSVIVMSAKNGVSDVQKMLSYGANDFIIKPFTREIFLDKVKAVLEKKKNS
- a CDS encoding multidrug efflux SMR transporter; this encodes MAWVYLFIAGVFEIVWALSLKNIDGLNKVSPILITIVGMAISFFFLSLSLKSLPVGTAYAIWTGIGAVGVALFGILFYSEPINFSRVFCLLLIVIGILGLKLSSPTH
- a CDS encoding acyl-CoA dehydrogenase family protein is translated as MSENSKFSFMKNIFNGHIPEKSLHHYPFFNTHRENDYTLMASSINDWMKQNVDSLKFDQEKKLPPEIIKGMKEMGLFGLIIPEAFGGSELTQTLYTRTLELLNRHDSSVTLTAGAHSSIGLKGLYLYGNEKQKAKYMPKLASGEMIASFALTEPTAGSDAAGIKTRAVKNGDHYIINGSKLWITNGGFADFFTVFAKEEINGEDKITAFIVTRDMGGVSHGSEELKLGIKASSTVEVFFKDVKVPAENILGKPGDGFKIAMGILNQGRMGLAGGALGAMKSLMDDCITYTKNRKAFGHSISDFGLIQQMLTEMTMHIYASEATTYFATSLVDAGDTDYSIEAAICKVFVTEVGWKTINTAMQIHGGNGYMVEYGIERKLRDGRIGLIFEGTNEILRLFIAMTGLKETANQYQRLGKELQSLQSPKNLDFLNSAIEKIGFISEFAFSEVKKSVMAEKLEGFHPALEKECERLSSATHALATSASKLIRNYGHKLIDEQLQLARLADIAIDTYVISAVLSRINSVLEKHGGPEKNDVELSMAKLIIRDAKARINQSVYNLKANHDDSIRNIAKHIIQKEKYPFSLDNFK